The segment GGACAGCCTGATTCAAAATCGAATCGAAGAAGTCTCGGTTAAGCCGAATACCAAGTACAACTTTCTGTCCGGAAGACTGCCCCCAATTACTGCGGTACATCATCCAGAGGAAATTTGGTTTGATCCAACTCATTCGGCTATACCTGAACTCACCGCCAAAGTAGCCATTACTAGCGGCGAATAAACCGATTTTAGGTGAATATGCTTGGTAAACCCAGATTGTGTCGTCATCAAAACTAGCCAAAATGTGCTTGCCTGACGATGGCCAACGCCTCTTCTGATCGAGATATCGTTCGGTGGGTAATTTCATTTTCGTAGGTACTCTCTAGAAACTATGCAATCGTCGAAACCATTGACGGCTCCATCAAGTGCTTTTACGAAAGCGGCTTTATAACCGACGCCAATATAAAAGTACGTTAAAGTATAAAAGCTTATTGGTACTTGCGGTCGTAAATCATTTCGCAACTGAGCAGATTGCATAGTCCATTTATCAACGCCTCAATTAGTGAGCCGAGAGTTCATCTCCTCAATTTGCAGTCCTGTTTCGGAGAGCGGGTATATTCTCTGGAAAACCAGCATCAGGCTATGTATCGCCTGATCGAATAGATGCTGTTCGTGCACGTCACTGGTCCAAACTGGAGCGAAAAAGGCAGGAAAAAGCAGATAAAGAATGACTAAGGCGGTGTAGCTCAGTGTGGTAGAGCGCCCGGCTCTTAGACCGGGTGGACGCTGGTTCGACCCCAGTCACCGTCTCCATTCAATAAGCCGCCGGCGACTTATCTCTGGGCGGCTTTTTTGTTAGATAGTAGACTGTCGTGGAGATGTTGGGCTTTGTCGAGGATGGCGTTGCCCAATTGTGAGACAGTGACTTTAACCAAGTAATCTAAACCTGATGAGGAGTAGGTATTCACCATTCATCAACTCTTTCTTCTTATGATCTAGCATCAATCGCTCGACCGACTCGCTGGCATGGAACGGTACCAGTTTACGACCAGGTCACTTAACACTTTCGATTGTTTGGTATTGGATTCAGCTAATGAAGTCGTTTCTCCAGGGTCTGCGATGACGTCGTAGAGTTGGGGGCGGGAACCGTCATAGTCGCAGAGCAGTTTCCATTTGCCGTGGCGTACTGCCAGGTCGGGCAGGTTCTTAAATCCGTAATAGCTTTTGCGGTCTGGGGGGCGGCTGAAGAAGAGAGGAGATTTTCTTGATGTAGTCGATTTTCCTAGAAGGGTACTTAGGATATTCTCCCCATCCAACTCCACAGTCGACCTACTCTGAATACCGGCCATATCCAATAACGAGGGAGCCAAATCTATGGCGGAAAAGACGGACTCTTTGTTGACCGAGCCTGCGGCATCGTCGGGAGTCATTCCTGGTGCCCATACAATCAACGAGGACCGAATACCTCCTTCATAAAGATGAGTTTTGAAACCTTTGAAGGGGCCAGCTTGACCTGCACCTTTCTCCGGACCGTTGTCGGAGCAGATCAGCACAATGGTGTTGTTTCGCAGGTCATCATCGCTTCTGATGAAATCGAACAGTTTCCCGAACTGTTTGTCCATCTCCTCCAGAACGGCGAGGTAGAGTTCACGTTTGTTATTTGTTTGTTTGATCCGTTCGTAAGAGGGCCAATAAGGGCTGTGCACGTCATCGGGCCAAAGGTTGACATAAAAAGGTTTTTCTTCCATTTTTGCGCGTTCGATAAATGTCAACGCGGCATCGACGAACCCCGACGTGATTTCAGATCGCTGCATCCAAATGACCGGTTCTCCGAGATTGACAGCGTCCTGCCAGATTCGCCCCGTTTCGCCTTGTTTGTTAATCGTTAAAGGCAAAAGATTGGCCCCCATTCCTTCGAAGTTCGTCAATGATTCATCGAAGCCGTATTCTGTGATTTCAGGTGCATCGGTGACATCACGCTGACCTCCCATATGCCACTTACCGAAATGGCCTGTGGAGTACCCCGCTTGCTGCAGGCTGCGTGCGAGCATCGGGGCCTTGGGATCCAGCCAGTTCGCCATTCCTCTTTTCTTGTTTTGCTCTCGATGGGCCAAGTAAGATGTAATGCCCCATCGTTGGGGATAAGTTCCCGTTGAAATCGCCACCCGAGATGGAGAGCAAATCGGAGAGTTGACATAAAACTGTTCGAAGGCAATCCCTTCTGAAGACATTCGGTCAATGTTCGGGGTCGTGGCATCTTTATTCCCGAAACATGAGAAATCGCCCCAACCCATATCGTCAATAAACACAAGTACGATATTGGGACGAGTGGCCCCCTTCGCATTTGAAGTGGACCAAGGGAGAAGGGAGATCACAAACAGGATCACGATCAATAATAATCTACGTCGTAAAATTCTCATCTCATTCCTATTGTCTACGTATAAATCTCAAGTGCTGGCTCTTGGAATATCGTAACCTTCAAACAACATGTAAATCACTGAAAACTTGCAGCGGAATATCTGAATAAGCCAGACTGGAGAGCGTCTTTGGTGCTACTCTTGCTCTCCGAAGTACCCTGCCAGAATATCTTCCCAACTGGGATTAGAGGTTTGTCTTAACAGGACCTGATTAATCACTTCACGCAGGGGGCTTTCGCTGGGGAGGGCGAAGGCGTAGCTTTGGCGTTCGAAGGTGACGGGCAGTACGAAGACTTCGCCGGAGTAATTCTGGTAGGCCTGATATTTCAGGATGGGGGCGTCGTACACAACCGCGTCGCATTTGTGGGTAGCCAGGCTGGCCAGAGCAGAGTCGACGTCGGGATGTTTCGTTGACATGATGTGTCGTGATCGAAGGTAATCGACGGAGGTTGAACCTGTGACTGTGGCGACCTTCGCTTTCGATAAATCCGCGGGGCCACTGATGCGTCCGCGAAGTTCCGTTAAAGTCAGAGCCGAGGTCACTGCGGCAGTGAATCCGGCAATGATGAAGAGGCCGGCAAACATCCAAACCAGGCCAATCATGCGGCCACCCAAAGTTCTGGGGACTTTGTCACCGTAGCCTACAGTGGTCAAGGTTACGGCCGCCCACCACATACCGGCGGAGATCCCTCTGATCCAGCCCTTATTGAACTGCTCTCGGTTATGGCGTCTTTCAAACAGGTAAATACCCACGGCACTGATCAGCATTGCGAGAAATAGACCTGCGACGATGCGCATGAAGGTTTTCGAGAACACGGCCTCGATAATCCCAGACCATCCAGATCCACGTTGTTTCGAACCGACGGCAATTCCGAGGCCGGAGGTGTGAAAGGAGTGGGTGAAGTCCATGCGTTTTTCACGGTCGTAGTTCATCGTAAGTGCGGCAGCAGCCAGATCGACTTCCGAGTTTTCAATGGCATCCAGCATTTCTGCCAGAGAAAGGACTTTAAATTCGATGGCGACTTCATGACCGGATTTGTATTCGAGTTCTGCCTGAATCGCACGAAGAAGTTCAATACTGATTCCCGACCATTGTCCGTCTGCATTCCGCATGGCAAATGGAGGGACTTCTCGGGTGGCGACGATGAGCTTGTCCGGAACTTCGAGCTGCGGTTGAACGTCGACAGCTTCATCATCCTGACCATCTTCCTGTCCTAAACCGATGGCAGGGATTATTAGTAGGAGCATCAGGAATAGGATTCCTGGTCGAACGGATGAAGCAAAGGTCATGTTAATCTCCTAAATATCGATACAGCAGCTCTTCCCAGGCATCGCTTTCCCGGTAACGCAGAAGTTCTTCGTTGAGTGGTTTGCGAAGTTTGCTGTCGGCTTGAAGGGCGATTGCGTATTCCTGCACGTTGAACAAGACAGGCAGCACATCGATCCGGTTGCTGAACTCCTCGCTTGCCAGATATTTCAGTAACGCGGCGTCGTAAACAACGGCATCGGCCTTGTCGGTGTCGACAGACTGAATCGCTTCTTGCGGTGTATTATATTCTCGAAAGAAGATACGCCGTTGCCTCAGGTAATCGGAACTGGTACTTGAGGCCACCGTCGCCACACGAACGTGATGCAGATCCGTCACCCGGGCGATTCCGGAATCGAGTTGCTGAACTGTGAGAACGGAGGTGATGACCCCGGTCAGAATGGATAGAATGACGATACTGGTAATCATCGCAATGGTGGCGAGTATGCGTCCCATCTTGCTGGCAGGAACAACTCCCTTGTGTCCCAGCAATAAAGTCGTAGACCACCAGACCCCCATGCCGATCCCCTGCCTGCGTTTCCCACCGAACATAGCGGTGTTTTGCTTTCTTTCAAACTGCCAGAATAACAGACCGCAAACGATGACGAGACAGATCATCGCCAAAACAAGCTTGATTAGGCGACTGGATACGATCCGCTGCACCAGCACCCAGGGACTGGTCTGTTCCCGTGAGTTAACTGCAATGCCCAACCCTGTTGAATAGTGTGGATGACAGAACCCGACTCGTTCATGACGATCTGATGTGACGCTGATCGCGGCAACTGCAGCGTCGAGCTCACCCGCTTCCAACTTGGTAAGCATCTCGTCTAGAGTCAGTTCCTGAAACTCAAACTCCAAATTTAACTCATGTGCAAGATGTCTCCAGAGTTCGATACTAATCCCGGTCCATGAGCCGTCCGGGTTCTTGATAGCGAATGGTGGACTTTGTTTCGTCCCGACTTGAAGGATCTCTCTGTCTCCGTTTGCAGTCAGGGTTTCTGTCTGAACGGATGGTTCCTGCGCTCTCAGCGTGGTTGACCAAGTTGACATCCCTAAAATGACTATAGTCAACAGTGCCGGGCGGAACAGCGAATCCATCATACCAAA is part of the Polystyrenella longa genome and harbors:
- a CDS encoding sulfatase-like hydrolase/transferase; protein product: MRILRRRLLLIVILFVISLLPWSTSNAKGATRPNIVLVFIDDMGWGDFSCFGNKDATTPNIDRMSSEGIAFEQFYVNSPICSPSRVAISTGTYPQRWGITSYLAHREQNKKRGMANWLDPKAPMLARSLQQAGYSTGHFGKWHMGGQRDVTDAPEITEYGFDESLTNFEGMGANLLPLTINKQGETGRIWQDAVNLGEPVIWMQRSEITSGFVDAALTFIERAKMEEKPFYVNLWPDDVHSPYWPSYERIKQTNNKRELYLAVLEEMDKQFGKLFDFIRSDDDLRNNTIVLICSDNGPEKGAGQAGPFKGFKTHLYEGGIRSSLIVWAPGMTPDDAAGSVNKESVFSAIDLAPSLLDMAGIQSRSTVELDGENILSTLLGKSTTSRKSPLFFSRPPDRKSYYGFKNLPDLAVRHGKWKLLCDYDGSRPQLYDVIADPGETTSLAESNTKQSKVLSDLVVNWYRSMPASRSSD
- a CDS encoding transporter substrate-binding domain-containing protein; translation: MLLLIIPAIGLGQEDGQDDEAVDVQPQLEVPDKLIVATREVPPFAMRNADGQWSGISIELLRAIQAELEYKSGHEVAIEFKVLSLAEMLDAIENSEVDLAAAALTMNYDREKRMDFTHSFHTSGLGIAVGSKQRGSGWSGIIEAVFSKTFMRIVAGLFLAMLISAVGIYLFERRHNREQFNKGWIRGISAGMWWAAVTLTTVGYGDKVPRTLGGRMIGLVWMFAGLFIIAGFTAAVTSALTLTELRGRISGPADLSKAKVATVTGSTSVDYLRSRHIMSTKHPDVDSALASLATHKCDAVVYDAPILKYQAYQNYSGEVFVLPVTFERQSYAFALPSESPLREVINQVLLRQTSNPSWEDILAGYFGEQE
- a CDS encoding transporter substrate-binding domain-containing protein — its product is MMDSLFRPALLTIVILGMSTWSTTLRAQEPSVQTETLTANGDREILQVGTKQSPPFAIKNPDGSWTGISIELWRHLAHELNLEFEFQELTLDEMLTKLEAGELDAAVAAISVTSDRHERVGFCHPHYSTGLGIAVNSREQTSPWVLVQRIVSSRLIKLVLAMICLVIVCGLLFWQFERKQNTAMFGGKRRQGIGMGVWWSTTLLLGHKGVVPASKMGRILATIAMITSIVILSILTGVITSVLTVQQLDSGIARVTDLHHVRVATVASSTSSDYLRQRRIFFREYNTPQEAIQSVDTDKADAVVYDAALLKYLASEEFSNRIDVLPVLFNVQEYAIALQADSKLRKPLNEELLRYRESDAWEELLYRYLGD